A part of Apodemus sylvaticus chromosome 19, mApoSyl1.1, whole genome shotgun sequence genomic DNA contains:
- the LOC127669526 gene encoding vomeronasal type-2 receptor 116-like isoform X1 yields MKKLCAFTISFLLLKFSIILCCLTEPLCFWRIKNSEDNDGVMRSDCGFFLWTTEEPIEDNLYNKIIDFRIPARSYEFFLVMFFATDEINKNPYLLPNMSLMFSIIVGLCQDTLGVLDILYSQQNNIMNFINYICLKYEICDVDIRGPSWKTSLKLAVHSGTPKVFFGPFNPNLSDHDQFPYVHQVATKDTHLSHGMVTLMLHFRWTWIGVVISDDDQGIQFFSDLKEEMQSHEICLAFVNVIPETLQTYLTKALIYDKQIMTSSAKVVIIYGEMNSTLEVSFRRWEYLGAQRIWITTSQWDVITNKKEFSLDFFHGTVTFAHQVCEMTKFRNFMQTVDTNKYPINISESILCWNYFNCSISKNRNKMEHFKFNNTLEWTALHKYDMALSEEGYNLYNAVYAVAHTYHELILQQVETQIPAENKGIFTDCQQVSSLLKTRVFVNPVGELVNMNHREYQCAEYDIFIIWNFPQGFGLKVKIGSYFPCIPPMQQLHISEDVEWATGGTLVPSSLCSVPCTAGFRKIHQKETADCCFDCVQCPENEVSNETADMEQCVRCPDDKYANLEQTHCLQRAVSFLSYEDSFGLALGSTALSFSAITILVLFTFVKYKDTPIVKANNCILSYILLISLVFCFLCSLLFIGHPNQATCILQQTTFGVFFTVAVSTVLAKTITVVMAFKLTTPGRRMRGMLTSGAPNLVIPLCTLIQVVLCGIWLVMSPPFIDRDIQSEHGKIVIICNKGSVIAFHVVLGYLGFLALGSFIVAFLARELPDRFNEAKFLTFSMLVFCSVWITFLPVYHSTRGKIMVVVEVFSILASSAGLLGCIFVPKCYVILVRPDSNFVQKCKDKLLH; encoded by the exons aataccagCAAGAAGTTATGAGTTTTTTCTGGTAatgttttttgctactgatgagatCAACAAGAATCCTTATCTTTTACCCAATATGTCTTTGATGTTCTCCATCATTGTTGGTCTGTGCCAAGACACATTGGGAGTTCTGGATATATTATATTCACAACAAAACAATATcatgaattttattaattatatctgtttaaaatatgaaatttgtgATGTAGACATTAGAGGACCATCTTGGAAAACGTCCTTAAAACTTGCAGTTCATTCTGGGACACCAAAG gttttctttggaccatttaatcctaacctaAGTGACCATGACCAGTTTCCCTATGTCCACCAGGTAGCCACCAAGGACACACATTTGTCCCATGGCATGGTCACCTTGatgcttcattttagatggacttggataggaGTGGTCATCTCAGATGATGACCAGGGAATTCAGTTTTTCTcagatttaaaagaagaaatgcaaagtcatgaaatctgtttagcttttgtaaATGTGATTCCAGAAACCTTGCAGACATACTTGACAAAGGCTTTGATATATGATAAGcaaattatgacatcttcagcaaaggttgttatcatttatggtgaaatgaactccactttagaagtcagctttagaagatgggaatatttaggtgctcagagaatctggatcacaacttcacaatgggatgttatcacaaataaaaaggaattcagCCTTGATTTTTTCCATGGGACTGTCACTTTTGCACACCAAGTATGTGAGATGactaaatttaggaattttatgcaAACTGTGGATACTAACAAATACCCCATAAACATTTCTGAGTCTATACTGTGttggaattatttcaattgttCTATCtctaagaacagaaataaaatggaacattttaaattcaacaacacattggaatggacagcactgcacaaatatgacatggccctgagtgaagaaggttacaatttatATAATGCTGTTTACgctgtggcccacacctaccatgaactaATTCTTCAACAAGTAGAGACTCAGATACCAGcagaaaacaaaggaatatttactGACTGTCAGCAg gtgtcttccttgctgaagaccagggtATTTGTTAACCCTGTTGGGGAATTGGTTAACATGAACCATAGGGAATATCAGTGTGcagaatatgacattttcatcatttggaattttccacaaggctttggattaaaagtgaaaataggaagctattttcctTGCATCCCACCGATGCAACAACTTCATATATCTGAAGATGTGGAATGGGCCACAGGAGGAACTTTG GTTCCCTCCTCCTTGTGTAGTGTGCCATGTActgctggatttaggaaaattcatcagaaagaaacagcagactgctgctttgattgtgtccagtgcccagaaaatgaggtttccaatgaaacag CAGATATGGAACAATGTGTGAGGTGTCCAGATGATAAGTATGCCAACTTGGagcaaacccactgcctccaaagagctgtgTCGTTTCTGTCTTATGAAGATTCATTTGGGCTTGCacttggctccactgctctgtCCTTCTCAGCCATCACAATTCTAGTACTATTCACTTTTGTGAAGTACAAGGATACTCCTATTGTGAAGGCTAATAACTgcattctcagctacatccttCTCATTTCTCtagtgttctgttttctctgctcattgcttttcattggacatcccaaccaagccacctgcatcctgcagcagacaaCATTTGGAGTGTTTTTCACAGTGGCTGTTTCTACTGTGTtggccaaaacaataactgtagtcatggctttcaagctcactactccagggaggagaatgagagggatgctgacatcaggggcacctaacttggtcattcccCTTTGTACCCTAATCCAAgttgttctctgtggcatctggttggtaatgtctcctccctttattgacagagatatacaatctgaacatggaaagattgtcattatttgcaacaaaggctcagtcattgccttccatgttgtccttGGATATTTGGGTTTTTTGGCTCTGGGGAGCTTCATTGTAGCTTTCCTGGCTAGGGAACTTCCagacagattcaatgaagccaagttcctaactttcagcatgctggtgttctgcagtgtctggatcaccttcctccctgtctaccatagcaccagggggaagatcatggtggttgtggaggtcttctccatcttggcttctagtgcaggGCTGCTAGGTTGTATCTTTGTaccaaagtgttatgttattttagttagaccaGATTCAAATTTTGTACAGAAGTGCAAAGACAAATTGCTACATTGA
- the LOC127669526 gene encoding vomeronasal type-2 receptor 116-like isoform X2, with product MKKLCAFTISFLLLKFSIILCCLTEPLCFWRIKNSEDNDGVMRSDCGFFLWTTEEPIEDNLYNKIIDFRIPARSYEFFLVMFFATDEINKNPYLLPNMSLMFSIIVGLCQDTLGVLDILYSQQNNIMNFINYICLKYEICDVDIRGPSWKTSLKLAVHSGTPKVFFGPFNPNLSDHDQFPYVHQVATKDTHLSHGMVTLMLHFRWTWIGVVISDDDQGIQFFSDLKEEMQSHEICLAFVNVIPETLQTYLTKALIYDKQIMTSSAKVVIIYGEMNSTLEVSFRRWEYLGAQRIWITTSQWDVITNKKEFSLDFFHGTVTFAHQVCEMTKFRNFMQTVDTNKYPINISESILCWNYFNCSISKNRNKMEHFKFNNTLEWTALHKYDMALSEEGYNLYNAVYAVAHTYHELILQQVETQIPAENKGIFTDCQQVSSLLKTRVFVNPVGELVNMNHREYQCAEYDIFIIWNFPQGFGLKVKIGSYFPCIPPMQQLHISEDVEWATGGTLVPSSLCSVPCTAGFRKIHQKETADCCFDCVQCPENEVSNETDMEQCVRCPDDKYANLEQTHCLQRAVSFLSYEDSFGLALGSTALSFSAITILVLFTFVKYKDTPIVKANNCILSYILLISLVFCFLCSLLFIGHPNQATCILQQTTFGVFFTVAVSTVLAKTITVVMAFKLTTPGRRMRGMLTSGAPNLVIPLCTLIQVVLCGIWLVMSPPFIDRDIQSEHGKIVIICNKGSVIAFHVVLGYLGFLALGSFIVAFLARELPDRFNEAKFLTFSMLVFCSVWITFLPVYHSTRGKIMVVVEVFSILASSAGLLGCIFVPKCYVILVRPDSNFVQKCKDKLLH from the exons aataccagCAAGAAGTTATGAGTTTTTTCTGGTAatgttttttgctactgatgagatCAACAAGAATCCTTATCTTTTACCCAATATGTCTTTGATGTTCTCCATCATTGTTGGTCTGTGCCAAGACACATTGGGAGTTCTGGATATATTATATTCACAACAAAACAATATcatgaattttattaattatatctgtttaaaatatgaaatttgtgATGTAGACATTAGAGGACCATCTTGGAAAACGTCCTTAAAACTTGCAGTTCATTCTGGGACACCAAAG gttttctttggaccatttaatcctaacctaAGTGACCATGACCAGTTTCCCTATGTCCACCAGGTAGCCACCAAGGACACACATTTGTCCCATGGCATGGTCACCTTGatgcttcattttagatggacttggataggaGTGGTCATCTCAGATGATGACCAGGGAATTCAGTTTTTCTcagatttaaaagaagaaatgcaaagtcatgaaatctgtttagcttttgtaaATGTGATTCCAGAAACCTTGCAGACATACTTGACAAAGGCTTTGATATATGATAAGcaaattatgacatcttcagcaaaggttgttatcatttatggtgaaatgaactccactttagaagtcagctttagaagatgggaatatttaggtgctcagagaatctggatcacaacttcacaatgggatgttatcacaaataaaaaggaattcagCCTTGATTTTTTCCATGGGACTGTCACTTTTGCACACCAAGTATGTGAGATGactaaatttaggaattttatgcaAACTGTGGATACTAACAAATACCCCATAAACATTTCTGAGTCTATACTGTGttggaattatttcaattgttCTATCtctaagaacagaaataaaatggaacattttaaattcaacaacacattggaatggacagcactgcacaaatatgacatggccctgagtgaagaaggttacaatttatATAATGCTGTTTACgctgtggcccacacctaccatgaactaATTCTTCAACAAGTAGAGACTCAGATACCAGcagaaaacaaaggaatatttactGACTGTCAGCAg gtgtcttccttgctgaagaccagggtATTTGTTAACCCTGTTGGGGAATTGGTTAACATGAACCATAGGGAATATCAGTGTGcagaatatgacattttcatcatttggaattttccacaaggctttggattaaaagtgaaaataggaagctattttcctTGCATCCCACCGATGCAACAACTTCATATATCTGAAGATGTGGAATGGGCCACAGGAGGAACTTTG GTTCCCTCCTCCTTGTGTAGTGTGCCATGTActgctggatttaggaaaattcatcagaaagaaacagcagactgctgctttgattgtgtccagtgcccagaaaatgaggtttccaatgaaacag ATATGGAACAATGTGTGAGGTGTCCAGATGATAAGTATGCCAACTTGGagcaaacccactgcctccaaagagctgtgTCGTTTCTGTCTTATGAAGATTCATTTGGGCTTGCacttggctccactgctctgtCCTTCTCAGCCATCACAATTCTAGTACTATTCACTTTTGTGAAGTACAAGGATACTCCTATTGTGAAGGCTAATAACTgcattctcagctacatccttCTCATTTCTCtagtgttctgttttctctgctcattgcttttcattggacatcccaaccaagccacctgcatcctgcagcagacaaCATTTGGAGTGTTTTTCACAGTGGCTGTTTCTACTGTGTtggccaaaacaataactgtagtcatggctttcaagctcactactccagggaggagaatgagagggatgctgacatcaggggcacctaacttggtcattcccCTTTGTACCCTAATCCAAgttgttctctgtggcatctggttggtaatgtctcctccctttattgacagagatatacaatctgaacatggaaagattgtcattatttgcaacaaaggctcagtcattgccttccatgttgtccttGGATATTTGGGTTTTTTGGCTCTGGGGAGCTTCATTGTAGCTTTCCTGGCTAGGGAACTTCCagacagattcaatgaagccaagttcctaactttcagcatgctggtgttctgcagtgtctggatcaccttcctccctgtctaccatagcaccagggggaagatcatggtggttgtggaggtcttctccatcttggcttctagtgcaggGCTGCTAGGTTGTATCTTTGTaccaaagtgttatgttattttagttagaccaGATTCAAATTTTGTACAGAAGTGCAAAGACAAATTGCTACATTGA